The following is a genomic window from Vibrio sinaloensis.
TGATTTGAGCTCTTCAAGCGCGGTTTGTTGAAACGTCGAGTCAAATTCCACCAGAACTTGCCCTTCTTCTACCAACTGCCCTTCTCTGACCAAAATGCGTTTGAGCTTGCCACCAATATCACTTTGCAGAATTTGGCGTTCACCTTCTGGTATCACTGAGCCCTTGGCTTTCGCAATTTCATCAACTTGTGTCACTAAAGACCACACCACAAACACCGCAACACACAAGGCAACGGACCATGTCGCCAGGGACAAAGTTCTTGCGGTGGTCTGCGATTCAACCAATTCACTATACTCTCTAGCTTTCATTTTCTGTCTCCTTGGCTGAAAGGTTTGCTTCCATTGGCCCTGCATAAGCGACCGCACCTTGATTTAACACCACGACCTTATCGGCCAACTTAATGAGTTCAGGATCGTGAGAAGTGAACACTAGGGTTGCTTGGCCGCGCTTACTACTGACAAAATTGGCGAAAACCTTTTTCGCTCTTGGATGATAGTCTGGCACTGGGTTATCTAACAGATAGAGCTTGTAATCGTATACGAGTGCTTTGGCATCAATCAAAATCTGCGCAACCGTCCCGGAGAGGATATCGTACATACTCTCTGGAATGATGGTATCAATACGGGTGTCGAGCCCTTGCGGCAGTGTCGCTAGCCACTGCTCTCCGCCCACTTGTGCAATGGACTGCAACATTTTCTGCTGCTCAATCTCATGACCATCGTCTAACCACTCGCGGATAGTCAATGTCAGTAGGTCTGGATAAGCAGCGCGCATAAAGCACCAATGCCGGTACATTTGTGGATCATATTGGCTAATGTTCACGCCCTCGACTTCAACTAATCCGTTTTGTATCGGTTGTAATCCCGCCAAAACTTCTAGCAAAGTCGACTTACCGCTACCTGATGGGCCCGTCACCGCCACTATTTCTCCTGCAGCAATTTCCACACTCACACCACTTAACGCCGGATGGTGTTGTTTTGGGTACCTAAGTGTCACTTGCTCTAGTGCGATGGTTGGCGCTGTCTGCGGCAGTGCCTGATGTTGATAACTAAAATCGCGTTCGGATGGCTGAGAAAGCAGACGGTTAACCTGCTGCTTTGACTGATTAAAACTATAAAAACGACTGGCACTACTGGCTAGCACTTGCGCAGGTGAGGTGATTTTTGAAATCAACATCATTGATGCAATGAGTCCACCGGGGGTTAACACTTGCTCGAAGATCAAACCAATCCCTAATCCCATGATTGCCAACGTTGAGCCCATGGTGATCAGATAGTAGAGAGAGGTATAGCGACCTTGGCTCACCGCTTGAGAAAAACCTATCTTGGATGCCATCACGTTAACTTTTTCAAAGCGTTTTAACCAATATTCAAGAATTCCAGCACTGCGCAAAAAAGAAACTTTGGCAGAAAACTCGTTGAGCATATTTTGTCGATTGGTGCCAGCTATGGTCGATTGTATATTGCCTTTAGCTACCGACTTAACTGAATGCCTCGCCAACAGGTAGTAGCATAGCAGCGCCGCCAGTGGCACCAACACTAGCCAGCCACCGAGAACCCCAATGGCGACGATAAAGAGAATAACAAAGGGTAAATCAAATAAAGCATTGCCCAGCGGACCGGCTAAGATCCCGGAGACTCGTTCAGACAACAGCAACTGATTTTGCTGACTAGAACGAGTGGATTGTTGATTGACCGCATAACTGCCTCGCAGCAGTTTCTGCACTAAACTCTGTGAAATTTCGCGACTGACTCGGTTGGATAAACTGGTAAAAACTCGACTTCTTAATGTTCTCAACCACCCCATCATAATAAATAGCAAGGCAGCGCCAATCGCGATTCCTTCTAGCTCATGGCCAGCATCACCCCCGATAACATGGTCATAAATCGACATGGTGATAAAAGGGATCGCCAAAGCGAAAATGTTCGTTACTAAACTGACCAAAACCAGTTTTGGGATAACGGCGCGAAATGCAAATAAGCGCTCCCCAATCCAATTTTGCGAGTATCGTTCGGCAGGTAGCCCTAATATAACGATATATAACGATGGTTTATCGTTCGCTGTTGGCGCCTCTTCACTGATAAACCGACCATCAATAATTTCGCCGACCAGCAGCTCTTTATCATCGACTACCGCGAGAGCTTTGTTGTCGGAGGGGATCTGCTGGAGTGAAGACGCCAGTGTGTACGGTAAATTGAGCCGATCAAACAGGGCGAAAAGGTCATCTAATGTAGTTAAGCTATGCTCCTCAATCCATTGTCGAGCAAACAGTTGTACGTTCGCGTTGACTTCTAGAGCGCGGAGTAGTTGTAAACTTTTTTGGCCTAGCGTGTTCATTCCGCCTCCTTGTCGCTGACTAGCTGAGTCACTTGCAATCGTTGGTCTGCTAATTGTTGTAAAGCGGGATGATGGCTAACCAACACAATGATTCGTCCAGCGTTCTTTTCGGCCACCAGTAAATCTGCCAGTTTTTGCAGGCTTTCTAAACTGAGCGAAGCATCCGGCTTGTCCAGCAACAATATTGGCTTGGCGCTCGCAAACTGAGTGGCCAGATTGAGCAATTTAATGTTGCCCATACTTAATGGAGAAGAGGGAGTATGGCCGATTTTAGTTTCTAGGCCATCAGGTAATCGAGTGATGACCTGAGACAGCCCCAGCGCATCACAGTATCTCTGAATATGTTCAACCCGATGTGGATTGAAACCACATAGGTTATCGAGCAAAGTCCCTGCGACCAACTGACCTTTAACGCCACAATAAGCAGCATAGGGTGCCAGGCTTGCAACTCGACTATCGTCAATAGAAATGTCGCCATTTTGACTCTCATCGATGCTCGCCAACACTGCTAAAATAAAGCTGTCGATATGCCGTTCTTCACTCGATAGTAAGGTGATGCTGCCACGACGGGCTTGTAAGGAGAGGTGATAACGAGTCCCGTATCGCGTCGCAGACAACCCCGACACCTTCAGGTCACTCACGTCAGAATCGTCTTGGCTCACCTTTGAAGCTGGCGCTAAGTGGCGTAGCTTCTCGATGGCCTTATCGGCACTATGAATGGAGTTGAGCTTTATCCTTACTCCGATCAACGCACTTAGCGGGGCAACAGCTCGCCCAGATAAAATCGAACACGCGGCAAGACCACCCGTTGTTAGCTGACCATCAAGCACCCACAAACTCCCAACGATAACTAAGACCACGGAAGTCGCTAGTGCGGCAAGTTGGATACACTCCTGAGCAAAGGCATTCTGCTGCTCTTCTTCTGCTTTCGCCAACGAGCGATCTGCATTGAGCCGCTTGAAATGGCTGAAGATACGGGATTCTACTGCTTGACGTTTAATGCCTTGCAACGTTTGGCTGACCAATAGAATAAAGCCTTTGCGATCTTGCTCTAACTGTGACGCCTGCTCACTCAGTTGCTTGGTTTTAAGAGAGGTTAGCCAAACGAGTAACAATGTCACTGTCCAGACAACAACGGGAACCAAGACTAACTCACCCCCAATATACGCCACCAAGGCTAAAAATATCAGGGCAAAAGGGAGGTCTACAAACCCCGCGACCGTTCCTCCCGAATACCAGTCTTTGACCTTTCCGACTGAGCTCAAGCCATCTTCAACGGCACCAACACCGATTCGACGCAATTCAACCGAGCTTGCCCCACCGACACTTTCGACCAAGGTTTGATAGGTGCTCGTTTCAGTGTTGCTGGCAGCCGCGCTCAATATCCAAGTTCTCACAAAGCGAATTAAGGCTTCTAGGCTCAGCGCGACCAAAGCCCCCGCTAACAACAGTGTTGCCGTACCATAACTTTGGTTTGGCAAAATTCGATCGTAAATTTGTAATACTGTCAAAGGAATTGCCAGCGACAGCGAGTTGATAAGTAATGAGGGAAGCAACACTTTCCTAATCACATGATGGCTTTTAGCACTATTT
Proteins encoded in this region:
- a CDS encoding ABC transporter transmembrane domain-containing protein, which codes for MNTLGQKSLQLLRALEVNANVQLFARQWIEEHSLTTLDDLFALFDRLNLPYTLASSLQQIPSDNKALAVVDDKELLVGEIIDGRFISEEAPTANDKPSLYIVILGLPAERYSQNWIGERLFAFRAVIPKLVLVSLVTNIFALAIPFITMSIYDHVIGGDAGHELEGIAIGAALLFIMMGWLRTLRSRVFTSLSNRVSREISQSLVQKLLRGSYAVNQQSTRSSQQNQLLLSERVSGILAGPLGNALFDLPFVILFIVAIGVLGGWLVLVPLAALLCYYLLARHSVKSVAKGNIQSTIAGTNRQNMLNEFSAKVSFLRSAGILEYWLKRFEKVNVMASKIGFSQAVSQGRYTSLYYLITMGSTLAIMGLGIGLIFEQVLTPGGLIASMMLISKITSPAQVLASSASRFYSFNQSKQQVNRLLSQPSERDFSYQHQALPQTAPTIALEQVTLRYPKQHHPALSGVSVEIAAGEIVAVTGPSGSGKSTLLEVLAGLQPIQNGLVEVEGVNISQYDPQMYRHWCFMRAAYPDLLTLTIREWLDDGHEIEQQKMLQSIAQVGGEQWLATLPQGLDTRIDTIIPESMYDILSGTVAQILIDAKALVYDYKLYLLDNPVPDYHPRAKKVFANFVSSKRGQATLVFTSHDPELIKLADKVVVLNQGAVAYAGPMEANLSAKETENES
- a CDS encoding ABC transporter transmembrane domain-containing protein; the protein is MRSNSAKSHHVIRKVLLPSLLINSLSLAIPLTVLQIYDRILPNQSYGTATLLLAGALVALSLEALIRFVRTWILSAAASNTETSTYQTLVESVGGASSVELRRIGVGAVEDGLSSVGKVKDWYSGGTVAGFVDLPFALIFLALVAYIGGELVLVPVVVWTVTLLLVWLTSLKTKQLSEQASQLEQDRKGFILLVSQTLQGIKRQAVESRIFSHFKRLNADRSLAKAEEEQQNAFAQECIQLAALATSVVLVIVGSLWVLDGQLTTGGLAACSILSGRAVAPLSALIGVRIKLNSIHSADKAIEKLRHLAPASKVSQDDSDVSDLKVSGLSATRYGTRYHLSLQARRGSITLLSSEERHIDSFILAVLASIDESQNGDISIDDSRVASLAPYAAYCGVKGQLVAGTLLDNLCGFNPHRVEHIQRYCDALGLSQVITRLPDGLETKIGHTPSSPLSMGNIKLLNLATQFASAKPILLLDKPDASLSLESLQKLADLLVAEKNAGRIIVLVSHHPALQQLADQRLQVTQLVSDKEAE